One stretch of bacterium DNA includes these proteins:
- a CDS encoding MFS transporter → MSAVAVAAPAPARFGNLRHAALSAFWFGNFFLWQPLTTVVIQNQIDGVVKTNQNTAIGLAVSVGGLVAMTVPPLVGAISDRLTTPFGRRRPIMIGATLLTLPGLLVLATAHSYAQIVVGYGIVQLFFNAAGAAFAGIIPDVVPAQDFGRASGFLATMVQLGSGAGLFATSLLAHQLGWVYLAFAVVMLLTLIPTSLAARGEGSHALSTRPSVPWGAAVHEFFRPMLGGDFAWVIFTRFFVSAGITAVAYYLNNFFRDVVGVADPARFTSTWFLVVLLAAIPFGLAGGYMSDRTQRRKVFVFLSGGFQAFVALVFIVFFPSAIPVVFALGVAYGIGYGLYYAVDWALPAIPCPIARAAPRTWACSTSR, encoded by the coding sequence ATGAGCGCGGTCGCGGTCGCGGCCCCGGCGCCGGCCCGATTCGGCAACCTGCGCCACGCCGCCCTGAGCGCCTTCTGGTTCGGCAACTTCTTTCTGTGGCAGCCGCTGACGACGGTCGTGATCCAGAACCAGATCGACGGTGTGGTCAAGACCAACCAGAACACCGCCATCGGCCTCGCCGTCAGCGTCGGCGGGCTCGTCGCGATGACCGTGCCCCCGCTGGTCGGCGCCATCTCGGACCGCTTGACAACGCCCTTCGGCCGCCGCCGCCCGATCATGATCGGCGCCACCCTGCTGACGCTGCCCGGCCTGCTGGTCCTGGCGACGGCGCACAGCTACGCGCAGATCGTCGTCGGCTACGGGATCGTGCAGCTCTTCTTCAATGCCGCCGGCGCCGCCTTCGCCGGCATCATCCCGGACGTCGTCCCCGCCCAGGACTTCGGCCGGGCCAGCGGCTTCCTCGCCACCATGGTCCAGCTCGGTAGCGGCGCCGGTCTGTTCGCGACCTCGCTCCTCGCCCACCAGCTCGGCTGGGTCTACTTGGCCTTCGCCGTCGTCATGCTCCTGACCCTGATCCCGACCTCGCTGGCGGCTCGGGGCGAAGGCTCACACGCGCTATCGACGCGCCCGTCAGTGCCTTGGGGCGCGGCCGTCCATGAATTCTTCCGCCCCATGCTCGGTGGCGACTTCGCGTGGGTGATCTTCACCCGGTTCTTTGTTTCGGCAGGCATCACCGCGGTGGCTTACTACCTGAACAACTTCTTCCGCGACGTCGTCGGAGTCGCCGATCCCGCGCGATTCACATCGACCTGGTTTCTGGTCGTCCTGCTGGCCGCGATCCCCTTCGGCCTGGCGGGCGGTTACATGTCGGACCGCACCCAACGTCGCAAGGTCTTCGTCTTCTTGAGCGGCGGCTTCCAGGCCTTCGTCGCCCTGGTCTTCATCGTGTTCTTCCCTTCGGCCATTCCCGTCGTGTTCGCGCTCGGCGTCGCCTACGGGATCGGATACGGCCTGTACTACGCGGTCGACTGGGCGCTGCCTGCGATACCCTGCCCGATCGCTCGAGCAGCGCCAAGGACATGGGCCTGTTCCACATCGCGCTGA
- the rplI gene encoding 50S ribosomal protein L9 codes for MDPRSRRARHAGTGRAGRQDLHRRVPGGRPPRARGGVEGKRQRFRPRFPRHRRGRARRHRAGVQASPIACPAPRRISIGIGGLGKVKVMLTKDVDNVGRAGDVKEVADGYGRNFLFRRKLAIPAGKGVEVEAKRLRDAALKRETKDRVEAQGLADEINNKTVVVRLKVGAEDKAFGSITNQDIATALKAQHRVEIDRHKIDMKEPIKTLGEHQVALKLHRDVDAHINLIVTQDR; via the coding sequence ATGGATCCCCGTTCTCGGCGAGCTCGACATGCTGGCACTGGGCGTGCTGGCCGTCAAGACCTTCATCGACGCGTGCCCGGAGGACGTCCGCCGCGAGCACGAGGCGGCGTTGAAGGCAAAAGACAGCGTTTTCGACCGCGATTTCCGCGACACCGTCGCGGCCGCGCGAGAAGGCACCGGGCAGGTGTTCAGGCGAGTCCGATCGCGTGTCCGGCGCCGCGACGAATATCCATCGGTATCGGAGGGCTAGGGAAAGTGAAGGTCATGCTGACCAAGGATGTCGACAACGTCGGGCGGGCCGGCGACGTCAAGGAAGTGGCGGATGGGTACGGCCGTAACTTCCTTTTTCGCCGCAAGCTGGCGATCCCGGCGGGCAAGGGCGTCGAGGTGGAGGCCAAGCGTCTCCGCGACGCCGCACTCAAGCGGGAGACGAAGGACCGGGTCGAAGCGCAGGGTCTGGCCGATGAGATCAACAACAAGACCGTGGTCGTGCGGCTGAAAGTCGGAGCCGAGGACAAGGCCTTCGGCTCGATCACCAACCAGGACATCGCCACGGCTCTGAAGGCTCAGCACCGCGTGGAGATCGACCGCCACAAGATCGACATGAAGGAGCCCATCAAGACGCTGGGCGAGCACCAGGTCGCGCTGAAGCTCCATCGCGACGTGGACGCCCACATCAATTTGATCGTCACCCAGGACCGCTAG